In Brevibacillus marinus, the genomic window ATCGAAGTGCTTTAGAAAAAATGAATTCCGAGGTTCTAAAAAGAATGTTCCATCAAAACGAATTAATTAATAGAGAAAAATAAGCAGAATAATGCAACCAGAATTGAATTTATCATTTTGATCAAAAGAGGGATTAGCACATGTTTAAAGCGGAAAGAGCGATGGTGTCTATTGTTTAATCCATCGCTTTTTACATTTTATGCGGGAATACAAGCCATAATTTTTTGGCCAAATTTCCTTTTGTTATCATACATTTCGGAATTCGAAGAGTTAAAGAAGCAGGGATTGCTGGTAACCTGCGAATAGGAGAGAAGTGCAATCGCTTGAGTGAGAAAGTGGGGAGAAGATTATCGTTCCTTGACCGTTGGGCAAAGTCTTTCGTGACAAGAAAATTCTTGGACTTTCCCTGATTCAAAACTGGGTGATTGGCCCCATCCTGATGTTTTTTTGGCGATTGTTTTTCTGCAAGGATATCCGGAATACATGGTAGGACTGATCATGATTGGTTTGGCGCGATGCATTGCCATGGTGATTGTCTGGAATGACCTCTGCAAAGGCGATACCGAATATGCAGCAGGCTTGGTTACTTTTAACTCGATCTTCCAGTTATTGTTTTACTCCGTTTACACGTTTTTTTTCATCACCATATTGCCGGAATGGTTTGGGCTGCAAGGGATGGTTGTGGATATCACCATGACCAAAGTGGCCAAAAGTGTGTTTATTTTTTGGGAATTCCCTTCCTGGCTGGAATGATTACACGTTATACGCTGGTGAAGTCGAAGGGGCAGCAGAGGAAAACGGATTGCATAAAACGTCGGATCAGGTGGAAGAGTATGGTTAACCAGAAAAAACAAGGGGGAATATCCTTGTGGGGAAGCGGCGAAGCAAAGGGAATGCGGGCAAGAAGCCATAAGTATGGAACATTCCCACCGGTCGATCGGGAAAACAGCATTGTTGCGGAACTGAAACAGCGGCTGGAAAACTTGAAGCTGGACGGAATCCTGGAGAGCAATTACATAGCCGAGTGATGCAAAATAATGAAAAAATAATGAATAGGAATCAAAAAGGGGGGGCCGTCATCCATGTCCGGGTTCAAAGGATTTCGCAATCACAGAAAACGGAAGAAAAGCGGCAGTGATCCGGTTATTCCCAGTACGGGAGAAGATTTGCAGGTCGCCCTCCATCCCGAGCTGGAGAAGAACCGCCGGGTAATGAAGGATTTGTTCGAACGGTGCTACGACGTCACATTCCGTCCCTTCCGGATCGGAAAGGAACTCGAGGCGGAAATCGTCTACATTGAAAGCATGGCCGACATCGAAGAACTGAACGATCACGCCCTGGCTCCCTTGATGAAAGCCTTCCTCACCCGTCCGGAGGAGATTGAAGGGTTCCTCCGCGAAGAACTGCCCATTGTCTCCGCCAAACCGGTTCAAACCTTTGACGAGTGTGTCAAGCATGTGGCGGCAGGCGATCCCGTTCTGTTCATCGACGGATGGGACCGGGCGTTGAACCTGGGGCTGC contains:
- a CDS encoding spore germination protein, with amino-acid sequence MVNQKKQGGISLWGSGEAKGMRARSHKYGTFPPVDRENSIVAELKQRLENLKLDGILESNYIAE